One Streptomyces coeruleorubidus DNA segment encodes these proteins:
- a CDS encoding FAD-dependent monooxygenase, producing MGSGLDITIHTGATVKSYEQSPEEVTALLDSGRRVSGSLLVGADGIHSVIRSQMLGAGEPRFTGHVAWRVTVPIERLGRDVPPPTACLWVGDRRHAITYRLRGGALANLVAVVERDEWRGESWTERGTRQDALAEFEGWHPTVTTTIREADAHYRWALFDREPLETWTDGRVALLGDACHPMLPYLAQGATMAIEDARVLAHRLEGTDDVRRALLSYSATRRPRTARVQAGSRRNGQRFHRGNSFAYLPLWLLGKLAPRRYHRRLDWLYGHRLP from the coding sequence GTGGGCAGCGGCCTGGACATCACGATCCACACCGGGGCGACGGTGAAGAGCTACGAGCAGAGCCCCGAGGAGGTCACGGCACTGCTCGACTCGGGCCGGCGCGTCAGCGGCAGCCTGCTCGTCGGCGCCGACGGCATCCACTCGGTGATCCGCAGTCAGATGCTGGGTGCCGGCGAGCCCCGGTTCACCGGCCATGTCGCCTGGCGGGTCACCGTCCCGATCGAGCGTCTGGGGCGTGACGTGCCCCCGCCCACCGCGTGCCTCTGGGTGGGCGACCGGCGTCATGCGATCACCTATCGGCTCCGGGGCGGGGCACTGGCCAATCTCGTGGCGGTCGTGGAGCGCGACGAGTGGCGGGGAGAGTCCTGGACCGAGCGCGGCACACGGCAGGACGCGCTGGCCGAGTTCGAGGGCTGGCACCCCACGGTCACCACCACCATCCGGGAGGCCGACGCCCACTACCGCTGGGCGTTGTTCGACCGCGAGCCCCTCGAGACCTGGACCGACGGACGCGTCGCGCTCCTCGGTGACGCGTGCCATCCCATGCTGCCGTACCTGGCCCAGGGCGCCACCATGGCCATCGAGGACGCACGGGTTCTCGCCCACCGGCTCGAGGGCACCGACGACGTGCGCCGGGCGCTGCTCTCCTACTCCGCGACGCGGCGACCGCGCACCGCACGCGTCCAGGCCGGATCACGCCGGAACGGGCAGCGGTTCCACCGGGGAAACAGCTTCGCCTACCTTCCCCTGTGGCTCCTCGGGAAACTGGCTCCCCGCCGGTACCACCGCCGGCTGGACTGGCTCTACGGACACCGGTTGCCGTGA
- a CDS encoding DUF309 domain-containing protein, whose protein sequence is MGSTGSTGSAGSTSDGRPFGERDRDSEGRARNARPRDGLGRPLPYGEDGVPRQPEGVVRTPEETVAEAQRLLDEGKPFHAHEVFEDAWKSGPEEERELWRGLAQLAVGLTHAARGNLAGGARLLRRGAGAAGAWVSGSGRSRPYGIDVAGVSAWARQLAQDVEDSGRAVDAGARAPRLRGADAPR, encoded by the coding sequence ATGGGCAGTACAGGGAGTACAGGAAGCGCGGGCAGCACGTCCGACGGCCGGCCGTTCGGGGAGCGGGACCGCGACAGTGAGGGGCGGGCGAGGAATGCCCGGCCGCGGGACGGACTCGGGCGGCCCCTGCCGTACGGCGAGGACGGTGTGCCCCGACAGCCCGAGGGCGTCGTCCGCACCCCGGAGGAGACCGTCGCCGAGGCGCAGCGGTTGCTGGACGAGGGGAAACCGTTCCACGCGCACGAGGTCTTCGAGGACGCCTGGAAGTCGGGGCCCGAGGAGGAGCGAGAGCTGTGGCGCGGACTCGCCCAGCTGGCCGTGGGGCTCACGCACGCCGCCCGGGGGAACCTCGCCGGCGGGGCGCGACTGTTGCGGCGCGGCGCCGGGGCGGCCGGGGCGTGGGTGTCGGGCTCGGGGCGGTCACGGCCGTACGGGATCGATGTCGCGGGAGTCTCCGCCTGGGCCCGGCAGCTGGCCCAGGACGTGGAGGACAGCGGCCGGGCCGTGGACGCGGGGGCGCGGGCGCCCCGGCTGCGGGGAGCGGACGCACCGCGTTGA
- a CDS encoding HAD-IIA family hydrolase yields the protein MESVRAVLVDIDGVLTVSWRPLPGAVEALREIRDAGFAVLLVTNTTSRTRASIAGTLADAGFPVSAEDILTAPAATAAHLAEHCPGARCALLNSGDIAEDLDGVTVVDAADSGTLPDVVLVGGAGPEFGYAALDRAFGHLQRGARLVAMHRNLYWRTAEGLRLDSGAFLAGLEQAARVEAEITGKPARAFFEAALARLGAGADEAVMVGDDVESDVLAAQRAGITGVLVRTGKFQPDALRAADGTPDHVIESFADLPALLRGSAQW from the coding sequence ATGGAGTCCGTACGTGCCGTGCTCGTCGACATCGACGGGGTGCTGACCGTCTCGTGGCGGCCCTTGCCGGGGGCCGTCGAGGCGTTGCGGGAGATCCGGGATGCCGGGTTCGCCGTGCTGCTGGTCACGAACACGACGTCCCGCACGCGGGCGTCGATCGCCGGGACGCTCGCGGACGCGGGGTTCCCGGTGTCCGCCGAGGACATCCTGACCGCGCCCGCCGCCACCGCCGCCCACCTCGCCGAGCACTGTCCCGGCGCCCGGTGCGCCCTGCTGAACAGCGGCGACATCGCGGAGGACCTCGACGGTGTGACCGTCGTCGACGCGGCGGACTCCGGCACCCTGCCGGATGTCGTGCTGGTGGGCGGGGCCGGCCCTGAGTTCGGCTACGCGGCGCTCGACCGGGCCTTCGGGCATCTGCAGCGCGGGGCCCGGCTGGTGGCGATGCACCGCAACCTGTACTGGCGTACGGCCGAGGGGCTGCGGCTGGACTCGGGTGCGTTCCTGGCCGGGCTGGAGCAGGCCGCCCGGGTGGAGGCCGAGATCACCGGGAAACCGGCCCGGGCGTTCTTCGAGGCGGCGCTCGCCCGGCTGGGCGCCGGCGCGGACGAGGCCGTGATGGTGGGCGACGACGTCGAGTCCGACGTGCTCGCGGCGCAGCGGGCCGGGATCACCGGGGTCCTCGTCCGGACCGGCAAGTTCCAGCCGGATGCGCTCCGGGCCGCCGACGGCACACCCGACCACGTGATCGAGTCGTTCGCGGACCTTCCGGCGCTGCTGCGGGGTTCGGCACAGTGGTAG
- the cobF gene encoding precorrin-6A synthase (deacetylating), giving the protein MRKIHVIGIGAGDPDQLTLQAVRALRSTDVFFVLDKGEVKADLTRLRRDMLDAHIPDGTYRVVEARGPERDRTAGGAAYSPAVGDWRTARAGIYERLIGEELGAEETGAFLVWGDPALYDSTLGILEEVLERGAVVFEYDVVPGVSSVSALAARHRTGLNRVARPVQITTGRLLAEGFPEGVDDVVVMLDAQRAFRRYVQDDVDIYWGAYIGTPDEILVSGPIAEAAPRIERLRAEARERKGWIMDTYLLRRCPRE; this is encoded by the coding sequence GTGCGGAAGATTCATGTCATCGGTATCGGCGCGGGCGACCCCGACCAGCTCACCCTCCAGGCGGTCCGGGCGCTGCGGAGCACGGACGTGTTCTTCGTCCTGGACAAGGGAGAGGTGAAGGCCGACCTCACCCGGCTGCGCCGGGACATGCTCGACGCGCACATACCGGACGGGACGTACCGGGTCGTCGAGGCCCGTGGCCCGGAGCGGGACCGGACCGCCGGCGGTGCGGCCTACTCCCCCGCCGTCGGGGACTGGCGCACCGCCCGCGCCGGCATCTACGAGCGGCTGATCGGCGAGGAGCTCGGCGCGGAGGAGACCGGCGCCTTCCTGGTGTGGGGCGATCCCGCGCTGTACGACAGCACGCTGGGGATCCTGGAGGAGGTGCTGGAGCGGGGCGCGGTGGTGTTCGAGTACGACGTCGTGCCGGGCGTCTCCAGCGTCTCGGCGCTCGCCGCCCGGCACCGGACGGGGCTCAACCGGGTCGCCCGGCCCGTGCAGATCACCACCGGCCGGCTTCTCGCGGAGGGCTTCCCGGAGGGCGTGGACGACGTGGTGGTGATGCTGGACGCCCAGCGGGCCTTCCGGCGGTACGTGCAGGACGATGTCGACATCTACTGGGGGGCTTACATCGGCACCCCGGACGAGATCCTCGTCTCCGGACCGATCGCCGAGGCCGCGCCCCGCATCGAGCGGTTGCGTGCCGAGGCCCGCGAGCGCAAGGGCTGGATCATGGACACGTATCTGCTGCGCCGGTGCCCCCGCGAATGA
- a CDS encoding sulfite exporter TauE/SafE family protein translates to MNTMTLWHITGWEFAALAFAALLVGFSKTAVSGANTVSLAIFAAVLPARASTGVLLPVLIAGDLLAVATYRRHAHWPTLWRLFPAVAAGVVVGTVFLMWADDAIVRTSIGAILLLMAAVTVWRRRAADAEQEPESVTTRAGRLKARSYGVLGGFTTMVANAGGPVMSMYLLSAGFRKLGFLGTSAFFFLIVNVSKLPFSAGLGLIDGRSLLLDLALVAFVVPGALFGKWAVNKINQRLFEQLVIAATVVGGLQLLLR, encoded by the coding sequence ATGAACACCATGACGCTCTGGCACATCACCGGCTGGGAGTTCGCCGCGCTCGCTTTCGCGGCCCTGCTCGTCGGCTTCTCGAAGACCGCCGTGAGCGGGGCCAACACGGTCAGTCTCGCCATCTTCGCCGCGGTGCTGCCCGCCCGCGCCTCCACCGGTGTGCTGCTGCCGGTCCTGATCGCCGGGGACCTGCTCGCCGTCGCCACCTACCGGCGGCACGCCCACTGGCCCACGCTGTGGCGGCTGTTCCCGGCGGTCGCCGCGGGTGTCGTCGTCGGCACGGTGTTCCTGATGTGGGCGGACGACGCGATCGTACGGACCTCGATCGGCGCGATCCTGCTGCTGATGGCCGCGGTGACGGTCTGGCGCAGGCGCGCGGCGGACGCGGAGCAGGAGCCGGAGTCGGTCACCACCCGAGCGGGCCGTCTCAAGGCCCGCTCCTACGGCGTCCTCGGCGGCTTCACCACCATGGTCGCCAACGCGGGCGGCCCGGTGATGTCGATGTACCTGCTGTCCGCGGGCTTCCGCAAACTCGGCTTCCTCGGCACGTCCGCCTTCTTCTTCCTGATCGTCAACGTCTCCAAGCTGCCCTTCAGCGCCGGCCTCGGCCTGATCGACGGCCGCTCCCTGCTCCTCGACCTGGCACTCGTGGCGTTCGTCGTGCCCGGCGCGCTGTTCGGCAAGTGGGCGGTCAACAAGATCAACCAGCGGCTGTTCGAACAGCTGGTCATCGCGGCGACGGTCGTGGGCGGACTGCAGCTGCTGCTGCGCTGA